In one Vulgatibacter incomptus genomic region, the following are encoded:
- a CDS encoding YncE family protein — translation MAVVLAAAGCGLPGDPGLAFGVDSPWPQPSLLPPVTGPRLAVTNSGDDTLSFIDPESFEEIARIPIGRNPAELEGPHHLAASPDGRTLFVGISNTVPVNASGPHGNHGTGTADGYLVSVDALTGRQLDWVRVHRSPGDIRLEPGGRRIWQSHYDLVTIAEVLKQGQGNLSYDQFLAKMDSPLVITDARTMERVAELRICPAGHGISFDGARRRAVVTCGFSDQVALVDLDSFDVRRIFVAPDPGEPPVPRYEPYAVAVDPTGRIWVSATGRGRLGLRVLDPESGKEIPDLRIPTDGIPLFGSFLADGSRYYVVTQKPDRLLAIDPELGSVDSEIDLAPMGCLNAHAAVLSPDEASIWIVCEGDHLVQPGSIERLDRATLEPTGHVAVGLYPDDVIYVPHGEP, via the coding sequence GTGGCCGTCGTGCTTGCGGCTGCAGGGTGCGGCCTTCCGGGGGATCCGGGCCTCGCTTTCGGGGTCGACTCGCCGTGGCCCCAGCCCTCCCTGCTTCCGCCGGTCACCGGGCCCAGGCTGGCAGTGACCAACTCCGGCGACGACACGCTCTCCTTCATCGATCCGGAGAGCTTCGAGGAGATCGCGCGAATCCCCATCGGCCGAAATCCCGCCGAGCTCGAGGGGCCGCATCACCTCGCCGCGTCTCCCGACGGCCGCACCCTCTTCGTCGGGATCTCGAACACCGTGCCCGTGAACGCCTCCGGCCCCCACGGCAACCACGGCACGGGGACCGCCGACGGCTACCTGGTCTCGGTAGACGCGCTGACCGGACGCCAGCTCGATTGGGTTCGCGTCCACCGCAGCCCCGGCGACATCCGCCTCGAACCGGGCGGGCGGCGGATCTGGCAGAGCCACTACGACCTCGTGACCATCGCGGAGGTGCTGAAGCAGGGGCAGGGCAATCTCTCCTACGACCAGTTCCTCGCGAAGATGGACTCGCCGCTGGTGATCACCGACGCCCGGACGATGGAGCGCGTAGCGGAGCTCCGGATCTGCCCGGCAGGCCACGGGATCTCCTTCGACGGCGCCCGCCGGCGCGCCGTCGTGACCTGCGGCTTCTCGGATCAGGTCGCCCTCGTCGATCTCGACTCCTTCGACGTCCGGAGGATCTTCGTCGCCCCCGATCCGGGCGAGCCGCCGGTGCCTCGCTACGAGCCCTACGCCGTCGCCGTGGATCCCACCGGCCGGATCTGGGTGAGCGCGACGGGGCGCGGCCGTCTCGGGCTCCGCGTCCTCGATCCGGAGAGCGGCAAGGAGATCCCGGATCTGCGGATCCCCACCGACGGCATCCCGCTCTTCGGCTCCTTCCTCGCCGATGGCTCGAGGTACTACGTGGTGACGCAGAAGCCCGATCGCCTCCTCGCGATCGATCCCGAGCTGGGGAGCGTCGACTCCGAGATCGACCTCGCTCCAATGGGTTGCCTGAACGCCCACGCCGCCGTCCTCTCTCCGGACGAAGCGTCGATCTGGATCGTCTGCGAGGGCGACCACCTCGTCCAGCCCGGGTCCATCGAGCGCCTCGATCGGGCGACACTCGAACCCACGGGCCACGTCGCCGTCGGCCTCTATCCCGACGACGTGATCTACGTCCCGCATGGTGAGCCGTGA
- the panD gene encoding aspartate 1-decarboxylase: MRRQVFKSKLHRVKVTQADVDYEGSVTVDEDLLDAADIREFEAVHIWNVTNGSRLVTYALKGPRGSRIVCVNGAAAHLNHPGDRVILATFADLDDAELTTFKPKVVLVDDENRIKDPDATEVPGPLRRVS, from the coding sequence ATGCGCCGTCAGGTCTTCAAGTCGAAGCTCCATCGGGTCAAGGTGACCCAGGCCGACGTGGACTACGAGGGCTCGGTGACGGTGGACGAGGATCTCCTCGATGCCGCCGACATCCGGGAGTTCGAGGCGGTCCACATCTGGAACGTGACGAACGGCAGCCGGCTCGTCACCTACGCCCTCAAGGGGCCCAGGGGATCGCGGATCGTCTGCGTGAACGGCGCCGCGGCACACCTGAACCACCCCGGCGATCGGGTGATCCTCGCGACCTTCGCGGATCTCGACGACGCCGAGCTGACCACGTTCAAGCCGAAGGTGGTCCTCGTCGACGACGAGAACCGGATCAAGGATCCGGACGCGACCGAGGTCCCCGGTCCCCTTCGCCGGGTGAGCTGA
- a CDS encoding c-type cytochrome produces the protein MAGALAALAGLSACGGADEATAAAVRGAEVVADPRFSSASTNQVACTDCHAISADDERILPGYSLVGAARRPSYWGGYEPDLKGAVDACLLYFMKGKALKPDESDARALFEYLVALGSEGDGDALPLTIVAKVGEGPPRGDPARGAEVHRLACARCHGAAHTGEGRLLRAAPVLPDQAVEEAVVLFPGVPAASVFAEKVRHGPFFLVGGSMPLFSLEALSDEDLGALLAFYGL, from the coding sequence ATGGCCGGGGCGCTGGCGGCGCTCGCGGGCCTCTCGGCGTGCGGCGGCGCGGACGAGGCCACCGCCGCAGCGGTGCGCGGCGCGGAGGTCGTCGCCGACCCCAGGTTCTCCTCCGCCTCGACGAACCAGGTCGCCTGCACCGACTGCCACGCGATCTCCGCGGACGACGAGCGGATCCTTCCGGGCTACAGCCTCGTCGGCGCCGCCCGGCGCCCGTCCTACTGGGGCGGATACGAGCCGGATCTGAAGGGCGCCGTCGACGCCTGCCTGCTCTACTTCATGAAGGGCAAGGCGCTGAAGCCGGACGAGTCCGACGCGCGCGCGCTCTTCGAGTACCTGGTCGCGCTCGGCTCCGAAGGGGACGGCGATGCCCTGCCGCTCACGATCGTCGCGAAGGTCGGCGAGGGGCCGCCTCGCGGCGATCCCGCTCGCGGCGCCGAGGTCCACCGCCTCGCGTGCGCGAGGTGCCACGGCGCCGCGCATACGGGCGAGGGGCGGCTCCTGAGAGCGGCGCCCGTGCTCCCGGATCAGGCCGTCGAGGAAGCCGTTGTTCTGTTCCCGGGCGTCCCCGCCGCGAGCGTCTTCGCGGAGAAGGTGCGCCACGGACCGTTCTTCCTGGTCGGCGGGAGCATGCCCCTCTTTTCCCTCGAGGCCCTCTCGGACGAGGACCTCGGGGCGCTGCTCGCCTTCTACGGACTGTGA
- a CDS encoding ABC transporter permease, which yields MAQRARSTSIAIVAIRDRAPGAVISGIRRAGSIGLLLVLWGLISRFGPWPPWIFPGPIEVSKSLVELFRNGSLLPAIWISILRLMAGYGLSLVGGIPLGLLIARNRFADELLGTPVLGLEALPSITWLPVALLWFGLSETAILFVVVAGSILSIAIAAEAGVRNLNPSWIRAARTLGSKGFRLYTTVLFPASLPALVAGAKLGWTFSWRSLMAAELLFVSGGLGQLLETGRELNDVSKIFAVMVVITLIGFCTEKLLFGPLERAVRRRFGTDVQT from the coding sequence ATGGCCCAGCGCGCCCGTTCGACCAGCATCGCAATCGTTGCGATCCGTGACAGGGCGCCTGGCGCGGTGATCTCGGGGATCCGCCGGGCGGGGTCGATTGGCCTGCTCCTGGTCCTCTGGGGGCTGATCTCCCGCTTTGGCCCGTGGCCGCCCTGGATCTTTCCGGGCCCGATCGAGGTCTCGAAGTCCCTGGTCGAGCTGTTCCGGAACGGATCGCTCCTGCCCGCGATCTGGATCAGCATCCTCCGACTCATGGCCGGCTATGGGCTCTCGCTCGTCGGCGGGATCCCCCTCGGCCTCCTGATCGCCCGCAACCGATTTGCCGACGAGTTGCTGGGCACGCCGGTGCTCGGGCTCGAAGCGCTGCCCTCGATCACCTGGCTGCCCGTCGCCCTGCTCTGGTTCGGGCTCTCCGAGACCGCGATCCTCTTCGTCGTCGTCGCCGGCAGCATCCTGTCGATCGCGATCGCGGCGGAAGCAGGGGTTCGAAATCTCAACCCGAGCTGGATCCGCGCCGCCCGAACGCTGGGGAGCAAGGGCTTCCGCCTCTATACGACCGTCCTCTTCCCCGCGAGCCTCCCAGCCCTGGTCGCGGGCGCGAAGCTCGGCTGGACCTTCTCCTGGCGCAGCCTCATGGCGGCCGAGCTCCTCTTCGTCTCCGGGGGCCTCGGCCAGCTCCTCGAGACCGGACGCGAGCTGAACGACGTCTCCAAGATCTTCGCGGTCATGGTCGTGATCACGCTCATCGGCTTCTGCACGGAGAAGCTTCTCTTCGGCCCCTTGGAGCGGGCGGTTCGCCGACGATTCGGCACCGACGTCCAGACCTAG